A region from the Phycisphaerales bacterium genome encodes:
- the sdhB gene encoding succinate dehydrogenase iron-sulfur subunit — protein sequence MTTTATRPTTSVSKPAPKPGRTVRMRIKRCDGPGKASRWETFSVTPDRGANVISCLQQIGSNPVTVEGTKTTPVVWDSGCLEEVCGACTMVINGRVRQSCSALIDDLAPNEGDEIVLEPMSKFPVVRDLWVDRQRMFDSLKRLKAWVPIDGTYALGAGPRETPEKQLTRYQLSECMTCGCCLEACPQFLLEEDPAAWESSFIGAQAISQARYFNDHDTGKQLKGDRLDVLMGPGGVSDCGNAQNCVKVCPKHIPLTESIAAIGRAVVLHSISTFFRG from the coding sequence ATGACGACGACAGCCACACGACCCACGACGAGCGTTTCGAAACCCGCTCCCAAGCCCGGCCGCACGGTTCGGATGCGGATCAAGCGATGCGACGGGCCCGGGAAGGCGTCGCGCTGGGAGACGTTCTCGGTGACGCCGGATCGCGGGGCGAACGTGATCTCGTGCCTCCAGCAGATCGGTTCTAACCCGGTGACGGTGGAGGGGACGAAGACGACGCCGGTCGTGTGGGACTCGGGGTGCCTCGAGGAGGTCTGCGGGGCGTGCACGATGGTGATCAACGGTCGTGTGCGACAGTCGTGTTCGGCACTGATCGACGACCTCGCGCCGAACGAGGGCGACGAGATCGTGCTGGAGCCGATGTCGAAGTTTCCCGTGGTGCGTGATCTCTGGGTGGATCGCCAGCGGATGTTCGACTCGCTCAAGCGGCTGAAGGCGTGGGTGCCGATCGATGGGACGTACGCGCTTGGCGCGGGCCCTCGCGAGACACCAGAGAAACAGTTGACCCGGTATCAACTCTCCGAGTGCATGACATGCGGCTGCTGCCTCGAGGCGTGCCCGCAGTTTCTCCTCGAGGAGGATCCCGCGGCGTGGGAGTCCTCGTTCATCGGCGCTCAGGCGATCTCGCAGGCGCGATACTTCAACGACCACGACACGGGGAAGCAACTCAAGGGCGATCGGCTCGATGTGCTTATGGGGCCCGGCGGCGTTTCGGACTGTGGCAACGCCCAGAACTGCGTGAAGGTCTGCCCGAAGCACATCCCCTTGACCGAGTCGATCGCGGCGATCGGGCGGGCTGTCGTGCTCCATTCGATCAGCACATTCTTCCGAGGTTGA
- a CDS encoding D-glycerate dehydrogenase produces the protein MSDTTTTLPTIAITRRLPGHVHVPGATIRMHESERAMPRDELLRFVRGASAVVTWVSERVDAAFLDAVGPNLKGICNYAVGTDNIDLAACKDRGIIVTNTPDAVTEGTADLAFSLLLAVARRLVEADAYARSDLYPAQGPLGPTEFLGLDLTGKTLLIVGAGRIGRAVAMRSLGWGMRVLYVARTTHMDFELAPLAGTRVTLDEGLAAADVVSIHTPLTPQTRGLIGARQLALLKPTAILINTARGPIVDEAALVEALTHRRLWGAGLDVFEREPIVHPGLKTLTNATLTPHIGSGAIRFREMMTRMALANAAAVIAGHEPPNRVC, from the coding sequence ATGAGCGATACCACGACGACACTCCCGACCATCGCCATCACCAGGCGACTCCCCGGCCACGTCCACGTGCCCGGCGCCACCATTCGCATGCACGAGAGCGAGCGCGCCATGCCCCGCGACGAACTCCTCCGGTTCGTGCGCGGAGCCTCCGCCGTCGTCACATGGGTATCCGAGCGCGTGGACGCCGCCTTCCTCGACGCCGTCGGCCCGAACCTCAAGGGAATCTGCAACTACGCCGTCGGCACGGACAACATCGATCTCGCGGCCTGCAAGGATCGGGGCATCATCGTCACCAATACGCCCGACGCCGTCACCGAGGGGACCGCCGACCTCGCGTTCTCGCTTCTTCTCGCGGTCGCGCGGCGCCTCGTCGAGGCCGACGCCTACGCACGGTCGGATCTCTACCCCGCGCAAGGCCCGCTCGGGCCCACCGAGTTTCTGGGCCTGGATCTCACCGGCAAGACGCTCCTCATCGTCGGCGCCGGGCGCATCGGGCGTGCCGTCGCGATGCGCTCGCTCGGCTGGGGCATGCGAGTGCTATACGTCGCACGCACCACGCACATGGACTTCGAACTCGCGCCCCTCGCCGGCACACGCGTCACGCTGGATGAAGGGCTCGCCGCCGCCGACGTCGTCTCGATCCACACGCCGCTCACACCACAGACGCGAGGCCTCATCGGCGCCCGCCAACTCGCGCTCCTCAAGCCCACGGCCATCCTCATCAACACCGCGCGCGGGCCCATCGTCGATGAGGCCGCCCTCGTCGAGGCCCTGACCCACAGGCGCCTCTGGGGTGCGGGCCTCGACGTCTTCGAGCGAGAACCAATCGTCCACCCCGGCCTGAAGACACTCACCAACGCCACGCTCACGCCCCACATCGGGAGCGGCGCCATCCGATTCCGCGAGATGATGACACGCATGGCGCTCGCGAACGCCGCGGCCGTCATCGCGGGACACGAGCCGCCCAATCGCGTCTGCTGA
- a CDS encoding M48 family metalloprotease, producing the protein MGQILIIVMFAAVHLHDQFPVVFTGGPSSNGWFTVLSSIVPLVIAGGVCAFVCASCGRRIDSSGSASAVVRAERAASLTRIFAPLIYAVSVLAFGWLDVVRNTLGDWVALDELVTMLPALLVMAWSWWSYEPIERRLREASLVRRLDEGQPVVRGPTRREFVWAAIRHRVLIVLIPLMMLIAWQEILVFWGGVWTKDRGIPAPSGVSPAVWHAMLSFAGTATIFLCTPLLIPLVWDTVPLTSGVFLERVRAMCRAYRVRVGRILLWKTHGTMVNGAVMGLAWPMRSMLFTDALLDGLTGPQAEAVAAHEIAHVRFRHIPWLIGGVMGVILLGSGVSMGVSRLTSAIMGRDASAIGLNPHAIERGDAATRRASDTADAPAAAGDDDVSPIDLGVTMLAWLAGVWVVFGPVSRRFEWQADAFAVRHMAETRPPPRDSHPPTPSVSQSPPISSLWPPPREELPSIPSAIAPEPPVFAGAASLAPVSTRETPREADKRPPRPAPAMIGPAAIEAFGSALRAVASLNGISISRHGLRHGSIATRLSHIARLEGLRTDHLPIDREVRRIKLMIAAAWIVGGGASVLVGMG; encoded by the coding sequence ATGGGCCAGATCCTGATCATCGTGATGTTCGCCGCCGTGCACCTGCACGATCAGTTTCCGGTCGTGTTCACGGGCGGGCCTTCGTCGAACGGTTGGTTCACGGTGTTGTCGTCGATCGTGCCGCTGGTGATCGCGGGCGGCGTGTGCGCGTTCGTGTGCGCGTCGTGTGGGCGGCGGATCGACTCATCGGGGTCGGCGTCGGCGGTGGTCCGGGCGGAGCGGGCGGCGTCCTTGACGCGGATCTTCGCGCCTCTGATCTATGCCGTGAGCGTGTTGGCCTTCGGCTGGCTGGACGTGGTCCGGAACACACTGGGCGATTGGGTCGCGCTCGATGAACTGGTCACGATGCTCCCGGCTCTTCTCGTCATGGCGTGGTCGTGGTGGTCGTACGAGCCGATCGAGCGCCGGTTGCGCGAGGCGAGCCTCGTGCGCCGTCTCGACGAGGGCCAGCCGGTCGTGCGCGGGCCCACGCGCCGCGAGTTCGTGTGGGCGGCGATCCGGCATCGCGTGCTGATCGTGCTGATCCCGCTCATGATGCTGATCGCGTGGCAGGAGATCCTCGTCTTCTGGGGTGGCGTGTGGACCAAGGATCGCGGGATCCCGGCGCCGTCGGGCGTCTCTCCAGCCGTGTGGCATGCGATGCTTTCCTTCGCGGGGACGGCCACGATCTTCCTGTGCACGCCGCTCCTGATCCCGCTCGTGTGGGACACGGTGCCGCTCACGTCGGGGGTGTTCCTGGAGCGTGTGCGGGCGATGTGCCGGGCGTATCGCGTGCGTGTGGGGCGGATTCTCCTGTGGAAGACGCACGGCACGATGGTGAACGGCGCGGTGATGGGCCTGGCGTGGCCGATGCGCTCGATGCTCTTCACCGACGCCCTGCTCGACGGCCTGACGGGCCCGCAGGCCGAGGCGGTCGCGGCGCACGAGATCGCGCACGTGAGATTCCGGCACATCCCCTGGCTGATCGGGGGCGTGATGGGGGTGATCCTGCTGGGGTCGGGCGTGTCGATGGGCGTCTCACGTCTCACCTCGGCAATCATGGGTCGCGACGCGTCCGCGATCGGGCTCAACCCACACGCGATCGAGCGTGGCGACGCCGCCACTCGTCGTGCATCGGACACGGCCGACGCGCCCGCGGCCGCGGGTGATGACGACGTGAGCCCGATCGACCTTGGCGTGACGATGCTGGCGTGGCTGGCGGGCGTGTGGGTGGTCTTTGGGCCCGTGAGCCGGCGCTTCGAGTGGCAGGCCGATGCCTTCGCGGTCCGGCACATGGCCGAGACCCGCCCCCCCCCGCGTGACTCTCACCCCCCGACGCCGAGCGTCTCCCAATCACCCCCGATCTCCTCCCTGTGGCCTCCTCCGCGGGAAGAGCTCCCCTCGATTCCCTCGGCGATCGCCCCCGAGCCTCCCGTCTTCGCGGGCGCCGCGTCGCTCGCGCCGGTGTCCACGCGCGAGACGCCGCGTGAGGCCGACAAGCGTCCCCCGCGCCCGGCCCCCGCGATGATCGGGCCGGCGGCGATCGAGGCGTTCGGGTCCGCCCTCCGCGCCGTCGCGTCGCTCAATGGGATCTCGATCTCCCGGCATGGCCTGCGCCACGGCTCGATCGCGACTCGCCTCTCCCACATCGCGCGGCTCGAGGGCCTGCGCACGGACCACCTGCCCATCGACCGCGAGGTCCGGCGGATCAAACTCATGATCGCCGCCGCGTGGATCGTGGGCGGGGGCGCGAGCGTGCTGGTGGGGATGGGGTGA
- a CDS encoding M20/M25/M40 family metallo-hydrolase — MTTTNRNLSAGGAGGSDVGAGGSNVGGGGNGLSAGESRVMAAIRSRHAAMIDDLTRWVGIPTGPRAVETRSTPHEGLAELRAVLATRLESLGAKGRVIAGDPRPAWIAPGGSEEETKRRGEETKFRRDGETKGGKGSNAGGGGSNAGGGGSDAGGGEFFEPTLLMDRMGSAVKGIASGGVGEMRVLLSGHLDTVHPVEGAFSSLTIDDRGEKALGPGCVDMKGGLVVAVHALEALEECGIRVPWAFVLNSDEETGTFCSDAAIRAAARNADVGLAFEPAPQIKAIGDTTWGLVTHRPGSGQFRIDVRGKAAHVGRDFKSGVSAVTALSRAILEISSHADADRGRIVSIGPIKGGHATNVVPDSAFAWGNVRYITPEVGEELRAAIEGLVHLGGMDGGLPAISVHATLNRPAKPLNTRVEALSRMIMGAAAAIGEDLRPTTTGGVCDGNNMQAAGLPTLDTLGVRGGGLHTTDEWIDLTSLVDRATLIAVVLMRLNEGRLESA; from the coding sequence ATGACCACAACGAATCGGAATCTGAGCGCGGGAGGGGCGGGCGGGAGCGACGTGGGGGCGGGCGGGAGCAACGTGGGGGGGGGCGGGAACGGCTTGAGCGCGGGCGAGTCCCGGGTGATGGCGGCGATCCGCAGCCGGCACGCGGCGATGATCGACGACCTCACGCGCTGGGTCGGGATTCCCACCGGCCCGCGCGCGGTGGAGACGCGATCGACGCCGCACGAGGGGCTTGCGGAACTGCGCGCCGTGCTCGCGACGAGGCTGGAATCGCTCGGGGCGAAGGGACGAGTGATCGCGGGCGACCCGAGGCCGGCGTGGATCGCGCCGGGAGGGAGCGAAGAAGAGACAAAGAGACGGGGGGAAGAGACGAAGTTCCGAAGAGACGGAGAGACGAAGGGGGGGAAGGGGAGCAACGCGGGCGGGGGGGGGAGCAACGCGGGCGGGGGGGGGAGCGACGCGGGCGGGGGGGAGTTCTTTGAGCCGACGTTGCTGATGGATCGGATGGGGAGTGCTGTGAAAGGCATCGCAAGCGGTGGCGTGGGAGAGATGCGCGTGCTCTTGAGCGGGCATCTCGACACCGTGCATCCCGTGGAGGGCGCGTTCTCGTCGCTGACGATCGATGATCGCGGCGAGAAGGCCCTGGGCCCGGGGTGCGTGGACATGAAGGGCGGGCTGGTCGTCGCGGTGCACGCCCTGGAGGCGCTCGAGGAGTGCGGGATCCGCGTGCCGTGGGCCTTTGTGCTCAATAGTGATGAGGAGACGGGGACGTTCTGCAGCGACGCCGCGATCCGCGCGGCCGCGAGGAACGCCGATGTGGGCCTCGCGTTCGAGCCGGCGCCGCAGATAAAAGCGATTGGTGACACCACGTGGGGGCTCGTGACCCACAGGCCAGGGAGCGGGCAGTTCAGGATTGATGTCAGGGGCAAGGCCGCGCACGTGGGGCGCGATTTCAAGTCGGGCGTCTCGGCGGTGACGGCCTTGTCGCGGGCGATCCTGGAGATCTCGTCGCACGCCGACGCCGATCGCGGGCGGATCGTCTCCATCGGGCCGATCAAGGGCGGGCACGCGACCAACGTCGTGCCCGACTCGGCCTTCGCGTGGGGGAACGTGCGCTACATCACGCCGGAGGTGGGGGAGGAACTTCGCGCGGCGATCGAGGGGCTGGTGCATCTTGGCGGGATGGATGGCGGATTGCCCGCGATCTCCGTGCACGCGACGCTGAATCGACCGGCCAAGCCGCTCAACACGCGCGTGGAGGCGCTGTCGAGGATGATCATGGGCGCGGCGGCGGCGATCGGCGAGGACCTGCGCCCGACCACGACCGGGGGCGTCTGCGACGGGAACAACATGCAGGCCGCGGGACTCCCCACGCTCGACACCCTGGGCGTGCGCGGCGGCGGGCTGCACACGACCGACGAGTGGATCGACCTGACGAGCCTTGTCGATCGCGCGACGCTCATCGCGGTGGTGCTGATGAGGCTGAACGAGGGCCGGCTGGAATCGGCGTGA
- a CDS encoding DMT family transporter, with protein MGTHAAGTPHTGGLLAFVTIVLTLLSWASVPLFLRSFRGDIDPFTANGWRYALSALIWLPVIVVAWRKGTLGRTIWKDALVPTAFNVVAQVFFGIAPYLIDPGLMTFGLRLQIVFAVAGAAVLIPAERELLRTPKMIAAIACVFVGTMGTILLGEKSLDVSSGRHVAGVVMSIAAGGLYAAYSLGVRRRLSHYHSLLAFSVVSQYTAVAMIATLLVAMGVGAAGVIPQGVAAGLLPRDPIGSVLAMPTREFILLIISAVVGIGVGHSLYYYSIKRIGVAVSAGVIQLQPILVSIASMRLFGESFTLLQWIFGGFAVVSAIVMLVIQSRFSKRRHVVVPVSPGALAPVVPEVEDEEPVSR; from the coding sequence GTGGGCACGCATGCAGCGGGCACGCCACACACGGGCGGGCTTCTCGCGTTCGTGACCATCGTCCTCACGCTCCTGAGTTGGGCGAGTGTGCCACTTTTCCTGCGCTCCTTCCGCGGCGACATCGACCCGTTCACGGCGAACGGGTGGCGGTATGCGCTCTCCGCGCTCATCTGGCTCCCGGTCATCGTCGTGGCCTGGAGAAAAGGGACGCTGGGGCGCACGATCTGGAAGGACGCGCTCGTCCCCACGGCGTTCAACGTCGTCGCCCAGGTCTTCTTCGGGATCGCGCCGTACCTCATCGACCCGGGATTGATGACGTTCGGCCTGCGCCTGCAGATCGTCTTTGCCGTGGCGGGGGCGGCGGTGCTGATCCCCGCCGAGCGAGAGTTGCTGCGCACGCCGAAGATGATCGCGGCGATCGCGTGCGTCTTTGTCGGGACGATGGGGACGATCCTTCTGGGCGAGAAGTCGCTGGACGTGTCCAGCGGGAGGCACGTCGCGGGTGTGGTCATGTCGATCGCGGCGGGCGGGCTGTACGCGGCGTACTCGCTCGGCGTGCGCCGGCGGCTCAGCCACTATCACTCGCTCCTGGCGTTCTCGGTGGTGTCGCAGTACACCGCGGTCGCGATGATCGCGACGCTGCTCGTGGCGATGGGCGTCGGCGCGGCGGGCGTCATCCCCCAGGGCGTGGCGGCCGGACTGTTGCCACGCGACCCCATTGGGTCCGTCCTCGCCATGCCCACGCGCGAGTTCATCCTGCTCATCATCTCGGCGGTCGTGGGCATCGGCGTGGGGCACTCGCTCTACTACTACTCGATCAAGCGCATCGGCGTCGCCGTCTCGGCCGGCGTGATCCAACTCCAGCCGATCCTCGTCTCGATCGCGTCGATGCGCCTCTTTGGCGAGTCGTTCACACTCTTGCAATGGATCTTCGGCGGGTTCGCCGTGGTGAGCGCGATCGTGATGCTGGTGATCCAGAGCCGCTTCTCGAAACGGCGGCACGTGGTGGTGCCGGTCTCGCCCGGGGCGCTCGCGCCGGTGGTGCCGGAGGTCGAGGATGAGGAGCCGGTCTCGCGATAA
- a CDS encoding MBL fold metallo-hydrolase translates to MRFTFLGTGTSAGVPLIGCACDVCTSDDSRDQRLRTSAAIEVYDEKGLPRTILLDAGPDLRQQVLRFKIERCDSILFTHAHVDHIFGLDEVRRFNVVQHAPIDIYADTHTTEQLRRVYKHIFEREKNVNDSFVATLIAHRVAAMQAFTLHGLRVTPITFLHGKQPILGYRFDAGEETHGGSTASSLLPLVYATDVSAVPTETWASLHGVRTLVLDALRHRHHPTHLTLDQSIRIAEQCGAEKTYFVHMAHDLKHEETQASLPEGVFLAFDGLVLYA, encoded by the coding sequence ATGCGTTTCACGTTCCTGGGCACGGGGACCTCGGCGGGCGTTCCCTTGATCGGGTGCGCGTGCGACGTCTGCACAAGCGACGACTCGCGCGACCAGAGACTGCGCACGAGCGCGGCGATCGAGGTCTACGACGAGAAGGGCCTGCCCCGGACGATCCTGCTCGACGCGGGGCCCGACCTTCGCCAGCAGGTGCTGCGATTCAAGATCGAGCGGTGCGACTCGATCCTCTTCACGCACGCGCACGTGGACCACATCTTCGGGCTCGACGAGGTCCGCCGGTTCAACGTCGTGCAGCACGCGCCGATCGATATCTATGCCGACACGCACACGACGGAGCAACTCCGGCGGGTGTACAAGCACATCTTCGAGCGAGAGAAGAATGTGAACGACAGTTTCGTCGCGACGCTGATCGCGCACCGCGTCGCGGCGATGCAGGCGTTCACGCTCCATGGCCTGCGCGTCACGCCGATCACATTTCTGCATGGGAAACAGCCGATATTGGGATACCGGTTCGACGCGGGCGAGGAGACTCACGGCGGATCGACGGCGTCGAGCCTCCTGCCGCTGGTCTATGCGACGGATGTCTCGGCGGTGCCGACGGAGACGTGGGCGAGCCTGCACGGCGTGCGCACGCTCGTGCTCGATGCGCTTCGCCATCGCCACCATCCGACGCACCTCACGCTGGATCAGTCGATCCGGATCGCCGAGCAGTGCGGGGCGGAGAAGACATACTTCGTGCACATGGCCCACGACCTCAAGCACGAGGAGACGCAGGCCTCATTGCCGGAGGGTGTGTTCCTGGCGTTTGACGGGTTGGTGCTCTACGCCTGA
- a CDS encoding radical SAM protein, which produces MSTDRHRDPALDEIRAKVDRGERLTLEDGLTLYSTRDLWSVLEMADSVRRRLHSDAAYYNINRHLNYSNVCALSCKFCEFYAKKDDPKAYTRDMAYVREQVRQAVEAGATEMHVVGGLHPYLPFEYYTDLVSTIRDEARTGGSDLNVKAFTAVEIVHLARIAKVYKGATAPGEEGVAARREAIRTVLSRLKKAGLGSLPGGGAEVFDDRVHDEAYKGKIRSDVWLDVHRVAHELGLNTNATMLYGHIESAHDRLVHMDMLRRAQDEALTRLFQGGSALRADNSPATKPSAHTSARDTDAIARSTGGHLGYRADAEHAPVVTLTRPGAILPEHFAFGHSIQDTPHTNAESRMPNAGYYQTIIPLPFFPDGCALEHLPGPSGLENYRTLAIARLMLDNFPHVKSFWIMQTLPMAGLMLQSGADDIDGTVVWYDITKVAQGGGAESLGTHQEVTVPVLCKAIREAGFTPIERDTLYRRVVRDGKLWSVDV; this is translated from the coding sequence TTGTCTACCGATCGGCACCGCGACCCCGCCCTCGACGAGATCCGTGCCAAGGTTGATCGGGGCGAACGGCTGACACTCGAAGATGGGCTGACGCTCTATTCGACGCGTGACCTCTGGTCCGTCCTTGAGATGGCCGACAGCGTCCGTCGACGCCTGCATAGCGATGCCGCGTACTACAACATCAACCGGCACCTGAACTATTCCAACGTCTGCGCACTCTCCTGCAAGTTCTGCGAGTTCTACGCGAAGAAGGACGATCCCAAGGCCTACACGCGCGACATGGCGTATGTCCGCGAGCAGGTCAGGCAGGCCGTCGAGGCCGGCGCGACCGAGATGCACGTCGTCGGCGGACTCCATCCATATCTGCCCTTTGAGTACTACACCGATCTCGTCTCCACCATTCGCGACGAGGCGAGAACTGGCGGCAGCGACCTCAATGTCAAGGCGTTCACCGCCGTCGAGATCGTGCACCTGGCGCGCATCGCCAAGGTCTACAAGGGTGCGACCGCGCCGGGCGAAGAGGGCGTCGCCGCACGGCGCGAGGCGATTCGAACGGTTCTCTCCCGCCTGAAAAAGGCCGGACTCGGCTCGCTCCCCGGCGGCGGGGCCGAGGTCTTCGACGATCGCGTCCACGACGAGGCGTACAAGGGCAAGATCCGCTCCGACGTCTGGCTCGATGTCCACCGCGTCGCCCATGAACTCGGCCTCAACACCAACGCCACGATGCTCTACGGGCACATCGAGAGCGCCCATGATCGGCTCGTCCACATGGACATGCTGCGACGCGCTCAGGACGAGGCGTTGACGAGGCTTTTCCAGGGCGGATCGGCTCTCCGAGCCGACAACTCCCCAGCCACCAAACCATCAGCACACACGAGTGCTCGCGACACCGACGCGATCGCCCGATCCACAGGCGGACACCTCGGCTACCGCGCCGACGCCGAGCATGCGCCGGTGGTCACGCTGACCAGACCGGGCGCGATCCTTCCTGAGCACTTCGCGTTCGGCCATTCGATACAAGATACTCCTCACACGAATGCTGAATCACGAATGCCGAATGCCGGCTACTACCAGACCATCATCCCTCTCCCCTTCTTCCCCGACGGCTGCGCCCTCGAGCACCTGCCCGGGCCCAGCGGGCTGGAGAACTACCGCACGCTCGCGATCGCGCGCCTCATGCTCGACAACTTCCCGCACGTGAAGTCATTCTGGATCATGCAGACGCTGCCCATGGCCGGGCTCATGCTCCAGAGCGGCGCCGACGACATTGATGGCACGGTCGTCTGGTACGACATCACCAAGGTCGCCCAGGGCGGCGGGGCCGAGAGCCTGGGGACGCACCAGGAGGTCACCGTGCCCGTGCTGTGCAAGGCGATCCGCGAGGCCGGGTTCACGCCGATCGAGCGCGATACGCTGTATCGACGCGTGGTGCGGGATGGGAAGTTGTGGAGTGTTGACGTGTGA